In Burkholderia savannae, one genomic interval encodes:
- a CDS encoding lysozyme → MVKVPKKTLAGVVGAISAGVLTVVVPKFEGVKLVGYLDPVAIPTKCMGDTRDVVVGRVYSEAECRASLETQLIAHAEPVLRCTPGLKDRPYQLAAAVSFAYNVGANAYCASTTAKRFNVGDLRGACRAINESDDGRPQWVTARGRELPGLVKRRAEERAICERGL, encoded by the coding sequence ATGGTTAAGGTGCCGAAGAAGACGCTTGCCGGCGTCGTCGGCGCGATCTCGGCGGGTGTGCTGACGGTGGTCGTGCCGAAGTTCGAGGGCGTCAAGCTGGTGGGCTATCTCGACCCGGTCGCTATTCCGACGAAGTGCATGGGCGACACGCGCGACGTCGTCGTCGGCAGGGTGTACAGCGAGGCCGAGTGCCGCGCGTCACTCGAAACGCAACTGATTGCGCACGCCGAACCCGTGCTGCGTTGCACGCCGGGGCTGAAGGATCGTCCGTATCAGCTCGCGGCGGCCGTGAGCTTTGCATACAACGTCGGCGCGAACGCCTACTGCGCCAGCACGACGGCGAAGCGCTTCAACGTGGGCGACCTGCGCGGCGCATGCCGCGCGATCAACGAGTCCGACGACGGTCGCCCGCAATGGGTGACGGCGCGGGGCCGGGAGTTGCCCGGCTTGGTGAAGCGGCGCGCGGAAGAGCGCGCGATCTGTGAGCGGGGGCTGTGA
- a CDS encoding lysis system i-spanin subunit Rz: protein MPKATPYLLAALLGMAAGAGIEHLIGARRLADEQVARALDAQRHAEALDAISHAALDAEQRAIAAHDAAASAVAAVDQRTTKERNEHEAENRSLRAALAAGTERLRVAVRNCTAADRDGMSGASSAAGMGDGAAAFADVDAAVAERVFAVAGDDQREIDKLTALQGYVCAVRPETPSCEDKK from the coding sequence ATGCCGAAAGCAACCCCGTATCTGTTGGCCGCGCTGCTTGGCATGGCGGCTGGCGCTGGGATTGAACACCTGATCGGCGCACGCCGGCTTGCCGACGAGCAGGTCGCGCGAGCGCTCGATGCGCAACGGCACGCCGAGGCGTTGGACGCGATCTCGCACGCGGCGCTCGACGCCGAACAGCGTGCGATCGCCGCGCACGATGCGGCGGCGTCGGCGGTGGCCGCCGTCGACCAACGAACCACGAAGGAGAGGAACGAGCATGAAGCCGAGAATCGCAGCCTGCGGGCTGCTCTTGCCGCTGGCACTGAGCGGCTGCGCGTCGCCGTCCGAAACTGCACGGCAGCCGATCGCGACGGCATGTCCGGCGCTTCCAGCGCCGCCGGCATGGGCGATGGTGCCGCCGCCTTCGCAGACGTCGACGCAGCGGTTGCGGAACGCGTTTTTGCAGTCGCTGGGGACGATCAGCGCGAGATCGACAAACTGACGGCCCTACAGGGCTATGTGTGTGCGGTTCGGCCCGAAACGCCGAGCTGCGAAGACAAGAAGTAA
- a CDS encoding phage tail tape measure protein, with the protein MAREIALGIVIGGAVSATFGKAISDTQSKIVGLRKTAAEKGMWQRQIGETIKLQDEFRRLHRAGDSAAETIRRKLDSNLRTLRDAGIEVDRLDRAYARLGRTARGLELRAMGHERLSGGREAMRGAVGDSMKLTAAIAVPTMVSAQYQAIIRDIAIKAGIARTGEERAMSERIRRDALANGMNRNELAEAVNQMVAGGMDLDRALGFAPAVAKFSIGQGATSVETAKMIQALEQNADIKDPAAMLKALEAIAYLGKEGSFESVDMARWFPVLLAEMKKIGITGQDSVTQLGAMLQVQMKTAGNPDEAANNLKNWFSKIGSGETKRNYEKAGVDYEAKMKEAIGKGWSTLEASFVLARAYIERVDPAKAKQLAEAAKSINAELDPAKRQKQIRAFEETMKTGDLFTDMQVKAALTAYLQNADLYTNLKRNAASASGEIEKDLNDRRAASKQIWKEVVEQWDEAMRSIGDALRPVTDLAGEQAKKAGAKVRDIVDASPRAAAAVIGVAGAAIAHRGARAAWSIGRGVLDVARGARMARGGGGKGGKGAKPGRGGPALDALGAAASGVQRVFVVNLPGGGIGGGSVGDLIEGVASGKAGRAGRFGRLGRALGGMAGRVLPYAGKIALAGTVLKVGLAAKDAYAVAAGDDPRARKAENFAGIGGSLAGGVVGAKLGAAIGAFGGPIGAAIGGVAGGAIGTFAGQKLLGALTRWAFQHRGDTPEAARAVANAKALVEPGVAERRAFKVEQQNSFAPVFNIKLEGGSDQAMADRLLARINPQIQRAMTQSMNNNNRSALFDAPHL; encoded by the coding sequence ATGGCACGCGAAATCGCGTTGGGGATCGTGATCGGCGGGGCGGTATCCGCGACGTTCGGCAAGGCGATCTCCGACACGCAATCGAAGATCGTCGGGCTGCGCAAGACGGCCGCTGAAAAAGGCATGTGGCAGCGCCAGATCGGCGAGACGATCAAGTTACAGGACGAGTTTCGCCGCCTGCATCGCGCGGGCGACAGCGCGGCCGAGACGATCCGGCGCAAGCTGGATTCGAATCTGCGGACGCTGCGCGACGCCGGCATCGAGGTCGACCGGCTCGATCGCGCGTATGCGCGGCTCGGCCGCACCGCGCGCGGGCTCGAACTGCGCGCAATGGGGCACGAGCGCCTGAGCGGCGGCCGGGAGGCGATGCGCGGCGCGGTCGGCGATTCGATGAAGCTGACCGCCGCGATCGCGGTGCCGACGATGGTGTCGGCACAGTATCAGGCGATCATCCGCGACATCGCGATCAAGGCGGGCATCGCGCGCACGGGAGAAGAGCGCGCGATGTCCGAACGGATTCGGCGCGATGCGTTGGCCAACGGGATGAACCGCAACGAGCTGGCCGAGGCGGTCAATCAGATGGTGGCGGGCGGGATGGATCTCGACCGGGCGCTCGGCTTCGCGCCGGCGGTGGCGAAGTTCTCGATCGGCCAAGGCGCGACGAGCGTCGAGACGGCGAAGATGATCCAGGCGCTGGAGCAGAACGCGGACATCAAGGACCCGGCCGCGATGCTTAAGGCGCTGGAGGCGATCGCGTATCTCGGCAAGGAAGGCTCGTTCGAGTCGGTCGACATGGCTCGCTGGTTCCCGGTGCTGCTCGCGGAAATGAAGAAGATCGGCATCACGGGGCAGGACTCGGTGACGCAGCTGGGCGCGATGCTTCAGGTGCAGATGAAGACGGCGGGCAACCCCGACGAAGCCGCGAACAACCTGAAGAACTGGTTCTCGAAAATCGGCTCGGGCGAGACGAAGCGCAACTACGAGAAAGCCGGCGTCGACTACGAAGCGAAGATGAAGGAGGCGATCGGCAAGGGCTGGTCGACGCTCGAAGCGTCGTTCGTGCTCGCGCGCGCGTACATCGAGCGGGTCGATCCGGCGAAGGCGAAGCAGTTGGCCGAGGCGGCGAAGTCGATCAACGCCGAGCTGGATCCGGCGAAGCGTCAGAAGCAGATTCGCGCGTTCGAAGAGACGATGAAGACGGGCGACCTGTTTACCGACATGCAGGTCAAGGCGGCGCTTACCGCGTACTTGCAGAACGCCGACCTCTACACGAATCTGAAACGCAACGCCGCATCGGCGAGCGGCGAGATTGAGAAGGATCTCAACGACCGCCGCGCTGCGTCCAAGCAGATCTGGAAAGAGGTCGTCGAGCAGTGGGACGAGGCGATGCGCAGCATCGGCGACGCGTTGCGGCCGGTGACGGATCTGGCGGGCGAGCAGGCGAAGAAAGCCGGCGCGAAGGTGCGCGACATCGTCGATGCGTCGCCGCGCGCGGCGGCGGCCGTCATCGGCGTCGCGGGGGCGGCGATCGCGCATCGCGGTGCGCGTGCGGCGTGGTCGATCGGTCGCGGCGTGCTCGACGTCGCGCGTGGCGCGCGGATGGCGCGGGGCGGCGGCGGGAAGGGCGGCAAGGGAGCGAAGCCGGGGCGCGGTGGGCCGGCGCTCGATGCGCTCGGCGCGGCGGCCAGCGGCGTGCAGCGTGTCTTCGTCGTCAACCTGCCGGGCGGCGGCATCGGCGGCGGCTCCGTCGGCGATCTGATCGAGGGCGTGGCGAGCGGCAAGGCGGGCCGGGCCGGACGCTTCGGGCGGCTCGGCCGGGCGCTGGGCGGTATGGCGGGCCGCGTGTTGCCGTACGCGGGCAAGATCGCGCTCGCGGGCACGGTGCTGAAGGTCGGGCTCGCTGCAAAGGACGCTTACGCGGTCGCGGCCGGCGACGATCCACGCGCGCGGAAGGCCGAGAACTTCGCGGGTATCGGCGGCAGTCTCGCGGGCGGTGTGGTCGGTGCGAAGCTCGGCGCGGCGATCGGCGCGTTCGGCGGGCCGATTGGCGCTGCGATCGGCGGCGTCGCGGGCGGGGCGATCGGCACCTTCGCCGGTCAGAAGCTGCTCGGGGCGCTCACGCGATGGGCGTTCCAGCATCGCGGCGACACGCCCGAAGCCGCGCGCGCGGTCGCGAACGCGAAAGCGCTTGTCGAGCCCGGCGTCGCCGAGCGGCGCGCGTTCAAGGTCGAGCAGCAAAACAGCTTTGCGCCGGTCTTCAACATCAAGCTGGAGGGCGGTAGCGATCAGGCGATGGCCGACCGGCTGCTCGCGCGGATCAATCCGCAGATCCAGCGGGCGATGACCCAATCAATGAACAACAACAACCGGTCGGCGCTGTTCGACGCGCCGCACCTGTAG
- a CDS encoding phage tail sheath subtilisin-like domain-containing protein, translated as MGATSFYHGVTTTVVDVGPRTIAVPSSSVVGLVDTYAPGADLVQPSVPVRLTNEHDAAQAFGEHSAVARAARAIFAQSKAAIVAVGVEKQGDAAQLASDVIGGVSAAGKRTGLQALLDGKSLFNLQPRLLIAPGHTSKQAVATAADALANKLRAIAILDGPNTDDEAAIAYAKNFGSKRLYLVDPGVRYWDTGANVDTDAPASAYAAGMFCQTDAAIGFWASPSNKEIVGITGTSRPIEFLDGDETCRANLLNNAFVTTIIRDGGFRLWGNRTLSADPKWTFVTRVRTLDIVMDAVQAGHKWAVDRGITATYVKDVTEGLRAFMRDLRTQGAVINFEVYADARLNSASQLEQGKVYWNIRFTDVPPAENPIFRFEITNQWLTEVLDTQQ; from the coding sequence ATGGGTGCTACCTCGTTTTATCACGGTGTGACGACGACCGTCGTCGACGTCGGCCCGCGCACGATCGCGGTGCCGTCGTCGTCGGTGGTCGGCCTCGTCGACACGTACGCGCCGGGCGCGGATCTCGTGCAACCGAGCGTGCCGGTGCGGCTCACGAACGAGCACGACGCGGCGCAGGCGTTCGGCGAGCACAGCGCCGTCGCGCGAGCCGCACGCGCGATCTTCGCGCAGAGCAAGGCGGCGATCGTCGCGGTCGGCGTCGAGAAGCAGGGCGACGCCGCGCAGCTCGCGTCGGACGTGATTGGCGGCGTCTCGGCGGCCGGCAAGCGAACCGGCCTGCAAGCGCTGCTCGACGGCAAATCGCTGTTCAACCTGCAACCGCGCCTGCTGATCGCGCCGGGCCACACGTCGAAGCAGGCCGTCGCGACGGCCGCTGACGCGCTCGCGAACAAGCTGCGCGCGATCGCGATTCTCGACGGCCCGAACACGGACGACGAGGCGGCGATCGCGTACGCAAAAAACTTCGGCAGCAAGCGGCTGTATCTGGTCGATCCGGGCGTGCGTTACTGGGACACGGGCGCGAACGTCGACACCGACGCGCCGGCGTCCGCGTATGCGGCCGGCATGTTCTGCCAGACGGATGCGGCGATCGGCTTCTGGGCGTCGCCGTCGAACAAGGAAATCGTCGGCATCACGGGCACGAGCCGGCCGATCGAGTTTCTCGACGGCGACGAGACGTGCCGCGCGAACCTGCTGAACAACGCGTTCGTCACGACGATCATCCGCGACGGCGGTTTTAGGCTGTGGGGCAACCGCACGCTGTCGGCCGATCCGAAATGGACGTTCGTCACGCGCGTGCGCACGCTCGACATCGTGATGGACGCGGTGCAGGCGGGCCACAAGTGGGCGGTCGACCGCGGCATCACGGCGACGTACGTGAAGGACGTCACGGAAGGGCTGCGAGCGTTCATGCGCGATCTGCGCACACAGGGCGCGGTCATCAACTTCGAAGTCTACGCGGATGCGCGCCTGAACAGCGCGAGCCAGCTCGAGCAGGGCAAGGTGTACTGGAACATCCGGTTCACCGACGTCCCGCCCGCCGAAAACCCGATCTTCCGTTTCGAGATCACGAATCAGTGGCTCACGGAAGTGCTCGATACCCAACAGTAA
- a CDS encoding phage tail assembly protein — MDTITIKLDYPITLDGVLRDTLTMRRPKVRDVRGATKRAQDDDELREITLFAMLADVAPDELEQMDMADYVAMQRAYDSFRTPRPIARKDRQGDGEAPAA; from the coding sequence ATGGACACGATCACGATCAAGCTCGACTACCCGATCACGCTCGACGGCGTGCTGCGCGACACGCTGACGATGCGCCGCCCGAAGGTGCGCGACGTGCGCGGCGCGACCAAGCGTGCGCAGGACGACGACGAGCTGCGCGAGATCACGCTGTTCGCGATGCTCGCCGACGTCGCGCCCGACGAGCTGGAACAGATGGACATGGCCGATTACGTCGCGATGCAACGCGCGTACGACTCCTTTCGAACCCCTCGCCCGATTGCACGAAAAGACCGTCAAGGCGATGGCGAAGCGCCTGCTGCGTGA
- a CDS encoding phage tail protein, producing MANLKERAQWEEGVYQLETSDPVMGGPDGIDNVQAKQLANRTLYLKGAIEQQDSDKVSKAGDAMTGALLGKVGSGAGSNAGFGFDGDPDTGLFSPKAGVLQVTLKGVPAAEWSLDATGQRKMRTSVAASFDNGVRAGLDHGDGGQFRAVCDGYGAFIRNDGWSVYLLSTPKGVPDGGFNDYRPFSWSLSTGQVIIDGNGSGTVFGGTVNIAHDLEVGRNANEGHIKLGPADGYLYANQLSTGWWSSTGSSYQYMFADHTFRIDGRIAWHEGNLTPLDLNTGGTLKGDLTCEPGTRIVLAEGSVTAPSLAFGNDGAPDTGLYHLADGVFGVTCNTNSVLRFTPTLAVFDQPVTGPTPPSGDRSTRLATTQWVADAISTASVGQIVFEMRTSARAGYLKCNGAVLKRADYPALWAYAQASGALVAEKDWSTGNWGCYSDGDGAATFRIPELRGEFMRCWDDGRGFDVDRRIGTSQDSQNRSHAHAASTDEAPDHVHTAWTDAQGNHSHGGATQWSGDHVHTAPGAPGSGQGYPGLNSVQQSAGESRTSVAGGHSHAIATDGGHGHNVGIGGGGRHRHTVSVTADGGNESRPRNVAVMAMLRAY from the coding sequence ATGGCAAACCTGAAGGAACGTGCTCAATGGGAAGAGGGCGTCTATCAGCTGGAGACATCGGACCCGGTGATGGGCGGTCCGGACGGGATCGACAACGTGCAAGCGAAACAACTTGCCAATCGAACGCTCTATCTGAAGGGGGCGATCGAGCAGCAGGACAGCGACAAGGTATCGAAGGCTGGCGACGCGATGACCGGCGCGTTGCTCGGCAAGGTCGGATCGGGTGCCGGCAGCAATGCCGGATTCGGCTTTGACGGCGACCCCGACACGGGGCTCTTCTCGCCGAAGGCGGGCGTGCTCCAAGTGACTTTGAAGGGGGTGCCGGCTGCCGAATGGTCGCTCGACGCGACCGGTCAGCGGAAGATGCGCACGTCGGTCGCGGCGTCGTTCGACAACGGCGTGCGTGCCGGGCTCGATCACGGCGACGGCGGGCAGTTCCGTGCAGTCTGCGACGGCTACGGCGCGTTCATCCGCAACGACGGATGGAGCGTGTATCTCCTGTCGACGCCGAAGGGCGTCCCGGACGGCGGGTTCAACGACTATCGGCCGTTCTCGTGGTCACTGTCGACGGGGCAGGTCATCATCGACGGAAACGGATCGGGCACGGTCTTCGGTGGCACCGTGAACATCGCCCACGATCTCGAAGTGGGACGGAACGCAAACGAAGGGCATATCAAGCTCGGTCCGGCCGACGGGTACCTCTACGCGAACCAGCTCAGCACCGGCTGGTGGTCGTCGACGGGATCGTCGTATCAATACATGTTTGCTGACCACACGTTCCGCATCGATGGCCGGATCGCGTGGCACGAAGGCAACCTCACGCCGCTCGACTTGAACACGGGCGGCACGCTCAAGGGCGACCTGACGTGCGAGCCGGGCACGCGCATCGTATTGGCCGAGGGCAGCGTCACCGCACCATCGCTCGCATTCGGCAACGACGGAGCGCCAGATACTGGTCTCTATCACCTCGCGGACGGCGTATTCGGCGTCACTTGCAATACGAATTCGGTGTTGCGCTTCACGCCGACGCTTGCTGTGTTCGATCAACCCGTGACGGGGCCGACGCCGCCGTCGGGGGATCGTTCGACGCGTCTCGCGACGACGCAATGGGTTGCCGATGCGATTTCAACGGCGTCCGTCGGACAGATCGTCTTCGAGATGCGCACGAGCGCGCGGGCCGGCTATCTGAAGTGCAACGGCGCGGTGCTCAAGCGCGCGGATTATCCGGCGCTGTGGGCGTACGCGCAGGCAAGCGGCGCACTCGTCGCGGAGAAGGACTGGTCGACCGGCAATTGGGGCTGCTATTCGGACGGTGACGGCGCGGCGACGTTCCGGATTCCCGAACTGCGCGGCGAGTTCATGCGCTGTTGGGACGACGGACGCGGATTCGATGTCGATCGCAGAATCGGGACGTCACAGGACAGCCAGAATCGCTCGCACGCGCACGCAGCCTCGACGGATGAGGCACCGGATCACGTTCACACGGCGTGGACCGACGCGCAGGGTAACCACAGTCACGGCGGGGCGACGCAGTGGAGCGGGGATCACGTCCACACTGCGCCGGGCGCGCCCGGTAGCGGGCAGGGCTATCCGGGCCTGAATTCCGTTCAGCAGAGTGCGGGCGAGTCCCGCACGAGCGTTGCCGGCGGGCACAGCCACGCGATCGCGACGGACGGCGGTCACGGCCATAACGTCGGCATCGGCGGCGGCGGCCGTCATCGACACACGGTCAGCGTCACGGCTGACGGCGGTAACGAATCCAGACCGCGCAACGTCGCCGTGATGGCGATGCTTCGCGCCTACTGA
- a CDS encoding tail fiber assembly protein, which yields MLCNQYDNATGQYVVSFLADIDPLNSKRWLVPAFCTAEPLPERPPLTWPFWKDGTWVLLPDYRGVRLYRTDSGSPAEITRSGVKPEDVGLTETPRPSDEHVWRDGAWRVDEQIVARKQREAAMNDFTSRMEKARTKNRGKADALAAGQLDPFERALFEAWAAYQMALVRIVESAEFPASHVWPDEPDEAAIRIAVEEKQRVEEEKLRAEEQAAASQAAEESASSDTSQ from the coding sequence ATGCTCTGCAATCAATACGACAACGCGACGGGCCAATACGTCGTCAGCTTTCTGGCGGACATCGATCCGCTCAATTCGAAGCGCTGGCTCGTGCCGGCGTTCTGCACGGCCGAGCCGCTGCCCGAGCGCCCGCCGCTCACGTGGCCGTTCTGGAAAGACGGCACATGGGTGCTGCTGCCCGACTATCGCGGCGTGCGTCTGTACCGCACCGACAGTGGGTCGCCGGCCGAGATCACGCGCTCAGGCGTGAAGCCGGAAGACGTCGGCCTGACCGAGACACCGCGCCCGTCCGACGAGCACGTCTGGCGCGATGGCGCGTGGCGCGTCGACGAGCAGATCGTCGCGCGCAAGCAGCGCGAGGCGGCGATGAACGACTTCACGTCGCGCATGGAGAAGGCGCGCACGAAGAATCGCGGCAAGGCTGACGCGCTCGCGGCGGGGCAGCTCGATCCGTTCGAGCGCGCGCTCTTCGAGGCGTGGGCCGCGTATCAGATGGCGCTCGTGCGCATTGTCGAGTCGGCCGAGTTCCCGGCGTCGCACGTGTGGCCGGACGAGCCGGACGAGGCGGCGATCCGGATCGCCGTCGAGGAGAAACAGCGGGTCGAAGAGGAGAAGCTGCGGGCGGAAGAACAGGCGGCGGCCAGTCAGGCCGCTGAGGAATCCGCGTCGTCCGACACGTCGCAGTAA
- a CDS encoding phage tail protein I — translation MSERLLPLNQTPLEAALARVLRPSVDPEILRTLMDVDRCPAAFLPWLAWSVAVDGWELAESDDARRALIKGSLALHRKKGTPWAVREIVRRLGFGDIEIQEGRVAKRRDGSALRDGNYVHGRASAWAEYIVKLKRSITRDQGQALVRAIERYAPARSQLVKLDYSAVAIRHNGTAVRNGQYSRGVVAAWQT, via the coding sequence ATGAGTGAGCGTCTATTGCCGTTGAATCAGACGCCGCTCGAAGCCGCGCTCGCGCGCGTGCTGCGGCCGAGCGTCGATCCGGAGATCCTTCGCACGCTGATGGACGTCGATCGATGCCCGGCCGCGTTCCTGCCGTGGCTCGCGTGGTCCGTCGCCGTCGACGGGTGGGAGCTGGCCGAGTCGGACGATGCGCGGCGTGCGCTGATCAAGGGATCGTTGGCGCTGCACCGAAAGAAGGGCACGCCGTGGGCCGTCCGCGAAATCGTTCGACGGCTCGGCTTCGGCGACATCGAGATACAGGAAGGGCGGGTCGCGAAGCGTCGCGACGGCTCGGCGCTGCGGGACGGCAACTACGTTCACGGGCGCGCGAGCGCGTGGGCCGAGTACATCGTGAAGCTGAAGCGGTCGATCACGCGCGATCAAGGGCAGGCGCTGGTGCGCGCGATCGAGCGCTACGCGCCCGCGCGCAGTCAACTGGTCAAGTTGGATTACTCGGCGGTCGCGATCCGCCACAACGGTACGGCCGTCCGCAACGGCCAATATTCACGGGGAGTGGTGGCAGCATGGCAAACCTGA
- a CDS encoding phage tail protein has translation MDFVKSITQAATQASIAAERAQHVNRVYERNRAASRNTVDTLTKLATGNLTSAAELLNGASSALSVATDLSPKVGEVTRGFRATAGAVGSVLRIANASNHPQIHAAAQTVTTALKGAETQFAAVVGSDNAKAVKSVLQATGLGAAFDALGGDASSATPHLLTLTTDEGRRFNFGLSTAAFDKLRRTTRYKVASQERLNRPEALQAVSQGGETIVLSGVVFPALGAGARQLEALRAIGGQMKPVQLTGGTGDVFGRWYLQSIEEEQEALMSDGAPRKQTFSLEFGRYGEDFKNI, from the coding sequence ATGGATTTCGTGAAGAGCATCACGCAGGCGGCGACGCAGGCCAGCATTGCGGCCGAGCGCGCGCAGCACGTGAACCGCGTCTACGAGCGCAATCGCGCGGCGAGCCGGAACACGGTCGACACGTTGACGAAGCTCGCGACCGGCAACCTGACGTCGGCCGCCGAGCTGCTGAACGGTGCGAGCAGCGCGCTATCGGTCGCAACCGATCTGAGCCCGAAGGTGGGCGAGGTGACGCGCGGGTTTCGCGCGACGGCCGGCGCGGTCGGCAGCGTGCTGCGGATCGCGAACGCCTCGAACCATCCGCAGATTCACGCGGCGGCGCAAACCGTGACGACGGCGCTGAAGGGCGCTGAAACGCAGTTTGCCGCCGTCGTCGGCTCCGATAACGCGAAGGCCGTGAAATCCGTGTTGCAGGCGACCGGACTCGGCGCGGCGTTCGATGCGTTGGGCGGCGACGCTTCGTCGGCGACCCCTCATCTGCTGACGCTGACGACCGACGAGGGGCGGCGCTTTAACTTCGGGCTGTCGACGGCCGCGTTCGACAAGCTGCGGCGCACGACCCGCTACAAGGTCGCCTCGCAAGAGCGCCTGAACCGGCCGGAAGCGTTGCAGGCGGTGAGTCAGGGCGGCGAAACGATCGTGCTGTCCGGCGTCGTGTTCCCGGCGCTCGGGGCGGGCGCGCGCCAGTTGGAGGCATTGCGCGCGATCGGCGGGCAGATGAAGCCGGTGCAACTGACGGGCGGCACGGGCGACGTGTTCGGGCGGTGGTATCTGCAATCGATCGAGGAAGAACAGGAGGCGCTCATGTCGGACGGAGCGCCACGCAAGCAAACCTTCAGTCTGGAGTTTGGCCGCTATGGCGAGGACTTTAAGAACATCTGA
- a CDS encoding phage major tail tube protein: MIPETLFNLAMYVDGRGFVGRTTEVTPPKLKIKTDDFRAGGMDAAVKTDQGMEALEASFAMSTLERDVLKFFGIADGTAFNAAFRGSFRDIKGGSKAIAVHMRGMLTEVDSGSWKPGEKAEIKYAVSLNYYKLEIAGSVMHEIDVFGFVRVIDGVDQLAQVRRDLGM, encoded by the coding sequence GTGATTCCGGAAACCCTATTCAATCTCGCGATGTACGTCGACGGGCGCGGCTTCGTCGGCCGCACGACCGAGGTGACGCCGCCGAAGCTGAAGATCAAGACGGACGACTTTCGTGCGGGCGGCATGGACGCCGCCGTCAAGACGGATCAAGGCATGGAGGCGCTCGAAGCGTCGTTCGCGATGTCGACGCTGGAGCGCGACGTGCTGAAGTTCTTCGGCATCGCGGACGGCACCGCGTTCAACGCCGCGTTTCGCGGGTCGTTTCGCGACATCAAGGGCGGCAGCAAGGCCATCGCGGTTCACATGCGCGGCATGCTGACCGAGGTCGATTCCGGCTCGTGGAAGCCGGGCGAGAAGGCGGAGATCAAATATGCCGTGTCGCTGAACTACTACAAGCTGGAGATCGCCGGCTCGGTCATGCATGAGATCGACGTGTTCGGCTTCGTGCGCGTGATCGACGGTGTCGACCAGCTCGCACAGGTGCGCCGCGATCTCGGCATGTAA
- a CDS encoding phage late control D family protein, which translates to MQAIFQIIANGADITRTIQDRVLRIRTTDKPGLEADECEIELDDRDGVIRFPPKGATLKISLGWEGQGLSLLGEYAIDEIVLRGPPATVAIRGRPANLRATSKTHRYGSWSNAKLADVVGDIARRNKWAAACSIDVVVPRADQFGESDLHFVTRIARQYGATATVKAGKLIVTPIGGGKSTSGKVLPALVLAPEQLIDYEIAFPDRASFAAVRTKVHDAKSGKKIDLVIPNPDAPPGAAAIHTERHAFASPQAAKAAASARLAKLNRHTATSRLRMLGRADVSAEKTVTLKGFKRDADGDFLVESVTHEYAGRSWETEVVLNAGNKGKAKAGHGKKQAKKINLVIPAPQP; encoded by the coding sequence ATGCAGGCGATATTCCAGATCATCGCGAACGGCGCGGACATCACGCGCACGATTCAGGACCGCGTGCTGCGGATCCGGACGACGGACAAGCCCGGCCTCGAGGCGGACGAGTGCGAGATCGAGCTCGACGACCGCGACGGCGTGATCCGCTTCCCGCCGAAGGGCGCGACGCTGAAGATCTCGCTCGGTTGGGAAGGGCAAGGGCTGTCGTTGCTCGGCGAGTACGCGATCGACGAGATCGTGTTGCGCGGGCCGCCTGCGACGGTGGCGATCCGGGGGCGGCCGGCGAATCTGCGGGCGACGTCGAAGACGCACCGCTACGGCAGTTGGTCGAACGCGAAGCTCGCCGACGTCGTCGGCGACATCGCCCGGCGCAACAAGTGGGCGGCTGCATGCTCGATCGACGTGGTCGTGCCGCGTGCGGATCAGTTCGGCGAAAGCGACCTGCACTTCGTCACGCGGATCGCGCGGCAGTACGGGGCGACGGCGACCGTGAAGGCCGGCAAGCTGATCGTCACACCGATCGGCGGCGGCAAGAGCACGAGCGGCAAGGTGCTGCCGGCGCTCGTGCTCGCGCCGGAGCAACTGATCGACTACGAGATTGCGTTTCCGGATCGCGCGAGCTTCGCAGCCGTGCGCACGAAGGTGCATGACGCGAAGTCGGGCAAGAAGATCGATCTCGTGATCCCGAATCCGGATGCACCGCCGGGCGCTGCAGCGATCCATACCGAGCGGCACGCATTTGCCAGTCCGCAGGCGGCGAAGGCCGCGGCGTCCGCGCGACTGGCGAAGCTGAACCGGCACACGGCCACGAGCCGCTTGCGGATGCTCGGCCGCGCCGATGTGTCAGCAGAGAAAACCGTGACGCTGAAGGGTTTCAAGCGCGATGCGGACGGCGATTTCCTCGTCGAGTCGGTGACGCACGAGTACGCCGGGCGTAGTTGGGAGACGGAAGTCGTGCTGAACGCCGGCAACAAGGGTAAGGCGAAGGCCGGACACGGCAAGAAGCAGGCGAAGAAGATCAATCTCGTCATCCCCGCGCCGCAGCCGTAA
- a CDS encoding tail protein X gives MARTLRTSDGDVLDTLCYAAYGTLSGTVEAVYEANPGLAREPQPFRSGVLITLPDLDAPRDEPIQLWS, from the coding sequence ATGGCGAGGACTTTAAGAACATCTGACGGCGACGTGCTCGACACGCTCTGCTATGCCGCCTACGGCACGCTGAGCGGGACCGTCGAAGCCGTCTACGAGGCGAATCCGGGCCTCGCGCGCGAACCGCAGCCGTTCCGCTCGGGCGTGCTGATCACGCTGCCGGATCTCGACGCGCCGCGCGATGAACCGATTCAGCTTTGGTCGTGA